The Opisthocomus hoazin isolate bOpiHoa1 chromosome 20, bOpiHoa1.hap1, whole genome shotgun sequence genome window below encodes:
- the RAD51D gene encoding DNA repair protein RAD51 homolog 4 → MVVLRAGLCPGLTAEMTELLGAHGLRTVVDFVSSDLEDVAQKCSLSYKALVAVRRVLLAQFSAFPTNGADLYEELKSSTAILPTGSPRLDQLLDSGLYTGEVTELMGGPGSGKTQVCLGIAASVSLSLKQHVLFLDSTGGFTASRLYQMLRAQAEDEEEQREALQRIQVVRAFDIYEMLGALQELRDRLSQQDVSSVGPLRIVVVDSVSAVIYPLLGGRQSEGLAIMMQLARELKTLAREFSLAVVVTNQVTRDSSTGPLKPALGRSWSFVPSTRVLLETKEATWEKATTQRVASLAKSPRQPTGIQVELDIGNADVQEPSPAAPTQGH, encoded by the exons TGGTGGACTTTGTGTCATCAGACCTGGAGGATGTTGCCCAGAAGTGTTCCCTGTCTTACAAG GCGCTGGTTGCAGTGAGACGTGTGCTCCTGGCCcagttctctgccttccccaccAACGGAGCAGACCTCTATGAGGAGCTCAAGAGCTCCACAGCCATCCTGCCCACTGGGAGCCCACG CCTGGACCAGCTGCTGGACTCTGGGCTGTACACGGGGGAAGTGACGGAGCTCATGGGAGGGCCAGGCAGTGGGAAGACACAG GTGTGCCTGGGCATTGCGGCCAGTGTGTCCCTCAGCCTCAAGCAGCACGTCCTGTTCCTCGACTCCACGGGGGGGTTCACTGCTTCCCGTCTCTACCAGATGCTTCGAGCCCAGGCAGAGGATGAGGAAGAGCAG CGGGAGGCTCTGCAGCGGATCCAGGTGGTCCGTGCGTTCGACATCTATGAAATGCTGGGTGCCTTGCAGGAGCTGCGGGATCGCCTCTCCCAGCAG GACGTGAGCTCCGTGGGCCCTCTCAGGATCGTGGTGGTCGACTCGGTCTCGGCTGTGATTTACCCGCTGCTGGGTGGCAGGCAGTCGGAAG GCTTGGCCATCATGATGCAGCTGGCCAGGGAGCTGAAGACACTGGCCAGGGAGTTCAGCCTTGCTGTTGTG GTGACTAACCAGGTGACAAGGGACAGCAGCACTGGTCCACTGAAGCCAGCCCTTGGCCGCTCCTGGAGTTTTGTGCCCAGCACCCGAGTGCTGCTGGAGACCAAAGAAGCCACCTGGGAGAAAGCCACCACTCAGCGCGTTGCATCCTTGGCAAAGTCACCCCGGCAG CCCACGGGGATACAGGTGGAGCTGGATATTGGAAATGCTGATGTGCAGGAGCcaagcccagcagcacccacacaaGGGCACTGA